Proteins from a genomic interval of Pseudomonas versuta:
- the trmB gene encoding tRNA (guanosine(46)-N7)-methyltransferase TrmB → MTESLDTPTPEEGEDRQHRRIKSFVMRAGRMTEGQQRGLDQGTPLYVLPLADAPVDFDQVFGRSAPRTLEIGFGMGHSLLEMAAASPEQDFIGVEVHRPGVGALLNGVLTQGLTNLRVYDCDAIEVLTRCVADNSLDRLLLFFPDPWHKSRHHKRRIVQASFAELVRSKLKVGGVLHMATDWEPYAEYMLEVMNVAPGYRNLAEDGRCVPRPAERPVTKFERRGERLGHGVWDLKFEKL, encoded by the coding sequence ATGACTGAATCACTCGACACCCCAACCCCGGAAGAAGGCGAAGATCGCCAACACCGTCGCATTAAGAGTTTTGTGATGCGCGCCGGGCGCATGACCGAAGGCCAGCAACGCGGCCTTGACCAAGGTACGCCGCTGTACGTACTGCCGCTGGCTGATGCGCCGGTCGATTTCGACCAGGTATTCGGTCGCTCCGCGCCGCGTACCCTCGAAATCGGTTTCGGCATGGGCCACTCCTTGCTGGAAATGGCGGCTGCATCGCCTGAGCAGGACTTTATCGGGGTTGAGGTTCACCGTCCGGGTGTCGGCGCGCTGCTTAATGGCGTACTGACTCAAGGGCTGACCAACCTGCGGGTCTACGATTGCGATGCGATCGAAGTATTGACCCGTTGCGTGGCCGATAACAGCCTGGATCGCCTGTTGCTGTTCTTCCCGGACCCATGGCACAAGAGCCGTCACCACAAGCGTCGCATCGTGCAGGCATCCTTTGCCGAACTGGTGCGCTCCAAGCTCAAGGTCGGCGGCGTACTGCACATGGCGACCGACTGGGAGCCCTATGCCGAATATATGCTGGAAGTCATGAACGTCGCGCCGGGCTACCGCAACCTGGCCGAAGACGGCCGTTGCGTGCCGCGCCCGGCCGAGCGTCCGGTGACCAAGTTCGAACGCCGTGGCGAACGTCTTGGGCATGGCGTGTGGGATCTGAAGTTCGAAAAACTGTAA
- the thiS gene encoding sulfur carrier protein ThiS: protein MRIQLNGESFELPDGETVAGLLARQELTGRRVAVELNLDIVPRSQHAGTVLKEGDQVEVVHAIGGG, encoded by the coding sequence ATGCGCATTCAGTTGAACGGTGAATCTTTCGAACTGCCGGACGGTGAGACCGTTGCGGGCCTGTTGGCACGTCAGGAACTGACCGGTCGCCGGGTGGCTGTCGAGCTTAATCTGGACATCGTCCCGCGCAGTCAGCACGCCGGGACGGTGCTCAAAGAAGGTGACCAGGTCGAAGTGGTACATGCCATCGGTGGTGGTTAG
- a CDS encoding DUF167 domain-containing protein: MSYFRWDGEDLILDCHLQPKASSDEFAGLHGERLKIRLTAPPVEGKANAHLMAFLAKAFGISKSQVSLISGELNRQKRVRLHGPKKLPDLPGLTKPV; this comes from the coding sequence ATGAGCTACTTCCGCTGGGACGGCGAGGACCTGATTCTCGACTGCCACCTGCAACCCAAGGCCAGCAGCGACGAGTTCGCGGGCCTGCATGGTGAACGTCTGAAAATCCGCCTCACCGCCCCGCCGGTAGAAGGCAAGGCCAACGCCCACCTGATGGCCTTTCTGGCCAAGGCGTTCGGTATCTCCAAAAGTCAGGTCAGCCTGATCAGCGGTGAACTCAACCGGCAGAAGCGCGTGCGCCTGCACGGCCCGAAAAAACTGCCGGATTTGCCGGGTCTGACAAAACCAGTCTGA
- a CDS encoding thiazole synthase has product MSNVRSDKPFILAGRTYQSRLLVGTGKYRDMEETRLAIEASGAEIVTVAVRRTNIGQNPGEPNLLDILPPDRYTILPNTAGCYDAVEAVRTCRLARELLDGHNLVKLEVLADQKTLFPNVIETLKAAEILVKEGFDVMVYTSDDPIIARELEAMGCIAVMPLAGLIGTGLGICNPYNLRIILEEAKIPVLVDAGVGTASDATIAMEMGCEAVLMNSAIANAQHPIIMAEAMKHAIVAGRLAYLAGRMPKKLYASASSPLDGLIK; this is encoded by the coding sequence ATGAGCAATGTTCGCAGCGACAAGCCTTTTATCCTGGCCGGCCGTACTTATCAGTCGCGTCTGTTGGTGGGTACCGGCAAATACCGTGACATGGAAGAAACCCGCCTTGCCATTGAGGCATCGGGTGCTGAAATCGTTACCGTCGCCGTGCGTCGCACCAACATCGGGCAAAACCCTGGCGAGCCTAACCTGCTCGACATCCTGCCGCCGGATCGCTACACCATCCTGCCAAACACAGCCGGTTGCTACGATGCGGTAGAAGCCGTGCGCACCTGCCGCCTGGCCCGTGAACTGCTAGACGGCCACAACCTGGTCAAGCTGGAAGTACTGGCAGATCAGAAAACCCTGTTCCCGAACGTGATCGAAACCCTCAAGGCCGCAGAAATTCTGGTCAAGGAAGGTTTCGACGTGATGGTGTATACCAGCGATGACCCGATCATCGCCCGCGAGCTCGAGGCCATGGGCTGCATCGCGGTGATGCCGCTGGCCGGGTTGATCGGCACCGGTCTGGGGATCTGCAATCCCTACAACCTGCGGATCATCCTTGAAGAAGCAAAAATCCCGGTGCTGGTGGATGCGGGCGTGGGCACTGCCTCCGACGCCACCATTGCCATGGAAATGGGCTGCGAGGCGGTGCTGATGAACTCGGCCATCGCCAATGCCCAGCACCCGATCATCATGGCCGAAGCCATGAAACACGCCATTGTGGCGGGCCGTCTGGCGTATCTGGCCGGACGCATGCCGAAAAAACTCTATGCCAGCGCCTCTTCGCCGCTGGATGGTCTGATCAAGTAA
- the hemW gene encoding radical SAM family heme chaperone HemW yields MTHDTPPQPLYLGAAGFTQQAPRAPLNQLPPLSLYIHIPWCVRKCPYCDFNSHTASPVLPEDEYVDALLADLDQDLHAVYGRELSSIFFGGGTPSLFSAQSLGRLLKGVEARIAFASDIEITLEANPGTFEQEKFVAYRKLGINRLSIGIQSFQQQKLEALGRIHNGDEAVRAAGMARQAGFDNFNLDLMHGLPDQSLDDALSDLRQAIALKPTHLSWYQLTLEPNTVFWNQPPILPEDDTLWDIQEAGQALLAEHGYAQYEVSAYAQLGRPARHNLNYWSFGDFIGIGAGAHGKLSHPDGRIIRTWKTRLPKDYLNPGKNFQAGEKVLTAEELPFEFLMNALRLTDGVDAALYPERTGLALESLKTGRDAAEQSGLLQVEPSRLAATARGQLFLNDLLQHFLI; encoded by the coding sequence ATGACCCACGATACTCCTCCACAGCCGCTCTATCTGGGTGCGGCTGGCTTTACTCAACAGGCGCCCCGCGCGCCGTTGAATCAATTGCCGCCCCTGTCGCTGTACATCCATATTCCGTGGTGCGTACGCAAATGCCCGTATTGCGACTTCAATTCCCATACTGCCAGCCCGGTGTTGCCTGAAGACGAATACGTCGACGCACTGCTGGCCGACCTTGATCAAGACCTGCACGCGGTCTATGGCCGGGAGTTGAGTTCGATCTTCTTCGGCGGCGGGACGCCAAGCCTGTTCAGCGCCCAGTCCCTGGGGCGCCTGCTCAAGGGTGTCGAAGCGCGAATTGCGTTCGCCAGCGATATCGAAATCACCCTGGAAGCCAACCCCGGTACTTTCGAGCAGGAAAAGTTCGTGGCTTACCGCAAGCTGGGGATCAATCGACTCTCGATCGGCATCCAGAGCTTTCAACAGCAGAAGCTCGAAGCGCTGGGCCGCATCCACAACGGTGACGAAGCCGTACGTGCGGCCGGCATGGCCCGCCAAGCAGGCTTTGACAACTTCAACCTGGACTTGATGCACGGTTTGCCCGATCAGTCGCTGGACGACGCCCTGAGCGATCTGCGCCAGGCTATCGCCCTGAAGCCGACGCACCTGTCCTGGTACCAACTGACGCTGGAACCCAACACGGTGTTCTGGAACCAGCCGCCGATCCTGCCCGAAGACGACACCCTGTGGGATATTCAGGAAGCCGGCCAGGCATTGCTGGCTGAACACGGCTACGCCCAGTACGAGGTTTCAGCCTACGCCCAGCTCGGTCGCCCGGCGCGGCACAACCTCAACTACTGGAGCTTTGGCGACTTTATCGGCATCGGTGCTGGCGCCCACGGCAAATTGAGCCATCCGGATGGCCGCATCATCCGCACCTGGAAAACCCGTCTGCCGAAGGACTACCTGAACCCGGGCAAAAACTTTCAGGCAGGCGAGAAAGTCCTGACTGCTGAAGAACTACCGTTTGAGTTTCTAATGAACGCCTTGCGCCTGACCGATGGCGTTGACGCAGCGCTCTACCCCGAGCGCACCGGGCTGGCACTCGAAAGCTTGAAAACAGGACGCGATGCTGCCGAACAAAGTGGCTTATTGCAGGTCGAACCGTCACGCCTGGCGGCGACTGCCCGGGGCCAGCTGTTTCTCAACGACTTGCTGCAGCACTTTCTGATCTAA
- a CDS encoding YggT family protein: protein MSGLNGAAIFVIQTLGSLYLLIVLLRFILQLVRANFYNPLCQFTVKATQPLLKPLRRVIPSLFGLDMSSLVLAILVQMVIFAIVLTLSYMSFNILGLLAWAIIGVTALFLKVFFFALIISVILSWVAPGSTSPGAELVNQITEPALAPFRRMLPSMGGLDISPIIAFMVIQLIQSYVIPPLAMYVGMPVVLFGLI from the coding sequence ATGTCTGGACTTAATGGCGCTGCCATTTTCGTGATTCAAACCCTGGGTAGCCTCTACCTGCTGATCGTGCTGCTGCGATTCATCCTGCAGCTGGTGCGGGCCAACTTCTACAACCCGCTGTGCCAGTTCACGGTCAAAGCCACTCAGCCGCTGCTCAAGCCTTTGCGCCGCGTGATCCCGAGCCTGTTTGGCCTGGACATGTCATCCCTGGTGCTGGCGATTCTGGTGCAGATGGTGATTTTCGCCATCGTGCTGACACTCAGCTACATGTCGTTCAACATTCTGGGGCTGCTGGCCTGGGCCATCATTGGCGTGACCGCGCTGTTTTTGAAGGTGTTCTTCTTTGCCCTGATCATCAGCGTGATCCTTTCGTGGGTCGCGCCGGGCAGCACCAGCCCGGGTGCCGAGCTGGTCAATCAGATCACCGAACCTGCCCTGGCACCGTTCCGCCGCATGCTGCCAAGCATGGGCGGCCTGGATATCTCGCCCATCATCGCGTTCATGGTGATTCAGTTGATCCAGAGCTATGTGATCCCGCCATTGGCCATGTATGTCGGCATGCCGGTCGTGTTGTTCGGCCTGATCTGA
- the metX gene encoding homoserine O-succinyltransferase MetX: MPAVFPPDSVGLVVPQMAHFSEPLALACGRSLPAYDLIYETYGQLNATASNAVLICHALSGHHHAAGYHSIDERKPGWWDSCIGPGKPIDTNKFFVVSLNNLGGCNGSTGPSSINPETGRPFGADFPVLTVEDWVHSQARLADRLGITQWAAIIGGSLGGMQALQWSISYPDRLRHCLAIASAPKLSAQNIAFNEVARQAILTDPEFHGGSFQEKGVIPKRGLMLARMVGHITYLSDDSMGEKFGRGLKNENLNYDFHSVEFQVESYLRYQGEEFSGRFDANTYLLMTKALDYFDPAANFDDDLAKTFASAKARFCVMSFTTDWRFSPARSRELVDALMAAKKDVCYLEIDAPQGHDAFLIPIPRYLQAFSNYMNRIEL; the protein is encoded by the coding sequence ATGCCAGCCGTCTTTCCCCCCGATTCCGTTGGTCTGGTTGTGCCGCAAATGGCGCACTTCAGCGAACCTCTGGCTTTAGCCTGTGGCCGTTCACTGCCTGCCTATGACCTGATTTACGAAACCTATGGCCAGCTCAATGCCACGGCCAGCAATGCCGTGCTGATCTGTCACGCGCTCTCCGGGCACCATCACGCTGCCGGCTACCACAGCATCGATGAGCGCAAGCCCGGCTGGTGGGACAGTTGCATCGGGCCCGGCAAGCCGATCGACACCAACAAGTTCTTCGTCGTCAGCCTGAACAATCTGGGCGGCTGCAACGGCTCTACCGGCCCCAGCAGCATCAACCCCGAAACCGGTCGACCGTTTGGTGCCGATTTCCCGGTGTTGACCGTTGAAGACTGGGTCCACAGCCAGGCCCGTCTGGCAGACCGGCTGGGTATCACTCAGTGGGCCGCCATCATCGGTGGCAGCCTGGGCGGCATGCAGGCGCTGCAGTGGAGCATCAGCTACCCGGACCGGCTGCGTCATTGCCTGGCCATCGCTTCAGCACCCAAACTGTCTGCGCAAAACATCGCGTTCAACGAAGTTGCCCGCCAGGCCATTCTTACCGACCCCGAATTCCACGGCGGTTCGTTCCAGGAAAAAGGCGTCATCCCCAAGCGCGGGCTGATGCTGGCGCGCATGGTCGGGCACATCACGTACCTGTCCGATGACTCGATGGGCGAGAAGTTTGGCCGCGGCCTGAAGAACGAAAACCTCAACTACGACTTCCACAGCGTGGAGTTCCAGGTTGAAAGCTACCTGCGTTATCAGGGCGAAGAGTTCTCGGGGCGCTTTGATGCCAACACTTACTTGCTGATGACCAAGGCGCTGGACTACTTCGACCCGGCGGCCAACTTCGATGATGACCTGGCCAAAACCTTCGCCTCAGCCAAGGCGCGCTTTTGCGTGATGTCATTCACCACTGACTGGCGCTTCTCGCCCGCTCGCTCGCGAGAACTGGTGGATGCCCTGATGGCGGCAAAGAAAGACGTCTGCTATCTGGAAATCGATGCTCCGCAAGGCCATGACGCCTTCCTGATCCCGATTCCGCGCTACCTGCAAGCCTTCAGCAACTACATGAACCGCATAGAACTGTGA
- a CDS encoding DUF4426 domain-containing protein, translated as MGRIGLLLLSMCFAMQAMAAGEATVGGTKVYYNAYMSDFLSPEIAAKYKLERSKQLGGLNINLDTAGKKVASTVKGTVRVEGEKKARPLTFKQVIDDKGAIDYFAQFPVNQPATFIFDIELKVNGETKSIDYSQEVAPL; from the coding sequence ATGGGTCGTATTGGATTACTACTGCTTTCAATGTGCTTTGCCATGCAGGCAATGGCGGCAGGTGAAGCCACGGTTGGCGGCACCAAGGTGTATTACAACGCTTATATGTCGGACTTCCTGTCGCCTGAAATTGCGGCCAAATACAAACTGGAACGCAGCAAACAGCTGGGCGGCCTGAATATCAATCTGGACACAGCGGGCAAAAAAGTCGCGTCCACCGTCAAAGGCACCGTACGTGTCGAAGGCGAGAAAAAAGCCAGGCCCCTGACCTTCAAGCAAGTGATTGATGACAAGGGTGCGATCGATTACTTCGCGCAGTTCCCGGTCAATCAGCCTGCCACCTTTATTTTCGATATCGAACTCAAGGTCAACGGCGAAACCAAATCCATCGATTATTCCCAAGAGGTCGCTCCGCTCTAA
- the mtgA gene encoding monofunctional biosynthetic peptidoglycan transglycosylase: MLRILVHRFLKALLWFAAGSALLVLIFRWVPPPGTALMVERKVESWFDGEPIDLQRSWRPWDEISNELKVAVIAGEDQKFAEHWGFDFSAIRAAFAHNEQGGTLRGASTLSQQVSKNLFLWSGRSWLRKGLEAWFTGLIEVLWPKQRILEVYLNSAEWDEGVFGAEAAAQHHFGVSAARLSRQQASYLAAVLPNPRNWSASRPSPYVSRRASWIQRQMRQLGGDSYLDSLNTSRKAPWAD, encoded by the coding sequence ATGCTGCGTATTCTTGTTCATCGCTTTCTCAAAGCCCTGCTCTGGTTCGCAGCGGGCAGCGCATTGCTGGTACTGATCTTTCGCTGGGTCCCGCCGCCCGGCACCGCGTTGATGGTGGAACGCAAGGTCGAATCATGGTTCGACGGTGAGCCAATAGACCTGCAACGCAGCTGGCGCCCGTGGGATGAAATATCCAATGAGCTGAAAGTCGCAGTCATTGCCGGCGAGGATCAAAAATTCGCCGAGCACTGGGGCTTTGATTTCAGTGCGATCCGGGCCGCCTTCGCCCATAACGAACAGGGCGGGACATTGCGCGGCGCCAGCACCCTGAGCCAGCAAGTCTCGAAAAACCTGTTTTTATGGTCGGGCCGAAGCTGGCTGCGCAAAGGGCTGGAGGCCTGGTTCACCGGGTTGATCGAGGTGCTCTGGCCCAAACAGCGGATTCTCGAGGTGTACCTCAACAGCGCAGAATGGGATGAGGGGGTATTTGGTGCAGAGGCAGCGGCGCAGCATCACTTTGGCGTGAGTGCCGCCCGACTGTCACGCCAGCAGGCCAGCTATCTGGCTGCCGTGCTGCCCAATCCGCGCAACTGGAGTGCCAGTCGGCCAAGCCCTTACGTCAGCCGCCGCGCCAGCTGGATTCAACGACAGATGCGTCAGTTGGGCGGCGACAGCTACCTCGACTCACTGAACACTTCGCGCAAGGCGCCCTGGGCCGATTAA
- the proC gene encoding pyrroline-5-carboxylate reductase: protein MSNMRIAFIGAGNMASSLIGGLLAKGLDVSLIRASDPGAETRARVSAEHGIELFADNGQAVKDADVIVIAVKPQVMKAVCQDLRAHLKPHQLLISIAAGITCDSLQNWLGNQPLVRCMPNTPALLGKGVSGLFATAAVTGEQRQQAEDLLSAVGIAVWVDTEAQIDAVTAVSGSGPAYFFLLIEAMTDAGVKLGLPREVARQLAEQTALGAAYMAVSSDVDAGELRRRVTSPAGTTEAAIKSFQADGFATTVEKALSAAAHRSAEMAEQLGQ, encoded by the coding sequence ATGAGCAACATGCGTATTGCCTTTATCGGGGCCGGTAACATGGCTTCCAGCCTGATCGGCGGCCTGCTGGCCAAAGGTCTGGATGTTTCGCTCATCCGCGCCAGCGATCCGGGCGCCGAAACCCGGGCCAGGGTCTCAGCCGAGCACGGTATCGAACTGTTTGCCGACAATGGGCAGGCGGTCAAGGACGCTGACGTGATTGTTATCGCGGTCAAGCCTCAAGTCATGAAAGCCGTGTGCCAGGATCTGCGGGCGCATCTCAAACCGCACCAGTTGCTGATTTCAATTGCCGCCGGCATCACCTGCGACAGCCTGCAAAACTGGCTGGGCAACCAGCCGTTGGTTCGCTGCATGCCCAACACCCCCGCTTTGCTCGGTAAAGGTGTGAGCGGCTTGTTCGCCACCGCTGCCGTTACTGGCGAACAGCGTCAACAGGCTGAAGACTTGTTGTCAGCCGTCGGGATTGCAGTCTGGGTCGATACCGAAGCGCAGATCGATGCCGTGACTGCGGTTTCCGGCAGCGGCCCTGCGTATTTCTTCCTGCTGATCGAAGCCATGACCGACGCCGGAGTCAAGCTCGGCCTGCCACGCGAAGTGGCCAGGCAGCTTGCCGAGCAAACGGCTCTGGGGGCCGCGTACATGGCCGTGAGCAGCGATGTCGATGCTGGTGAGTTGCGCCGCCGCGTAACCTCCCCCGCCGGCACTACCGAAGCTGCGATCAAATCATTCCAGGCCGACGGTTTTGCAACCACGGTCGAAAAAGCATTGAGTGCCGCCGCGCACCGCTCGGCCGAAATGGCCGAACAACTGGGTCAATAA
- the rdgB gene encoding RdgB/HAM1 family non-canonical purine NTP pyrophosphatase produces the protein MINFTQLVLASHNAGKLKELQAMLGESVQLRSIGEFSSVEPEETGLSFVENAILKARNAARISGLPALADDSGLAVDFLGGAPGIYSARYADGQGDAANNAKLLDALKDVPEAERGAQFVCVLALVRHAEDPLPIICEGLWHGRILPAASGAHGFGYDPLFWVPERNCSSAELSPGEKNQLSHRARAMVLLRQRLGLK, from the coding sequence ATGATCAACTTCACGCAACTGGTACTGGCCAGCCACAACGCCGGCAAACTCAAAGAACTTCAGGCCATGCTCGGCGAGTCGGTGCAGTTGCGCTCGATTGGAGAATTCAGCAGCGTTGAACCGGAAGAAACCGGCTTGTCGTTCGTTGAAAACGCGATTCTTAAAGCGCGCAATGCCGCGCGTATCTCGGGCTTGCCGGCACTGGCCGACGACTCCGGGCTGGCGGTGGATTTTCTCGGTGGGGCGCCGGGTATTTATTCGGCACGTTACGCCGACGGCCAGGGTGATGCGGCAAACAACGCCAAACTGCTCGACGCCCTCAAGGACGTACCTGAAGCCGAACGCGGTGCGCAATTTGTCTGCGTTCTGGCCTTAGTGCGCCACGCCGAGGATCCATTGCCGATCATCTGCGAAGGCCTGTGGCACGGGCGTATTCTGCCTGCCGCCAGCGGTGCGCACGGCTTCGGTTACGACCCGTTGTTCTGGGTGCCCGAGCGTAATTGCTCCAGCGCCGAACTGAGCCCCGGTGAAAAAAACCAGCTGAGCCATCGTGCCCGCGCCATGGTCCTGCTGCGTCAGCGTCTGGGCCTGAAATGA
- the rpoH gene encoding RNA polymerase sigma factor RpoH: MTTSLQPAYALVPGANLEAYVNTVNSIPLLTPEQERELAESLYYEQDLGAARQMVLAHLRFVVHIARSYSGYGLAQADLIQEGNVGLMKAVKRFNPEMGVRLVSFAVHWIKAEIHEFILRNWRIVKVATTKAQRKLFFNLRSQKKRLAWLNNDEVHRVAESLGVEPREVREMESRLTGHDMAFDPAAEADDDSAFQSPANYLEDHRYDPARQLEDADWTDNSNTNLHEALEVLDDRSRDILYQRWLAEEKATLHDLAQKYNVSAERIRQLEKSAMNKLKLSIAA, translated from the coding sequence CAACCTGCGTATGCGTTGGTCCCTGGTGCGAACCTGGAGGCCTATGTCAACACGGTTAACAGCATTCCACTGCTGACACCCGAGCAGGAGCGTGAACTGGCCGAGAGTCTCTACTATGAGCAGGATCTTGGGGCGGCTCGGCAGATGGTGCTCGCCCACCTGCGTTTTGTTGTACACATTGCCCGTAGCTATTCGGGCTATGGCCTGGCTCAGGCTGACCTGATCCAGGAAGGCAATGTCGGCCTGATGAAGGCGGTCAAACGCTTTAACCCTGAAATGGGCGTGCGTCTGGTTTCGTTCGCCGTGCACTGGATCAAGGCAGAGATCCACGAGTTCATTTTGCGTAACTGGCGGATCGTGAAAGTCGCGACCACCAAAGCTCAGCGCAAACTGTTCTTCAACCTGCGCAGCCAGAAAAAACGTCTGGCCTGGTTGAACAATGATGAAGTTCATCGCGTGGCTGAAAGCCTCGGCGTAGAGCCTCGTGAAGTCCGCGAGATGGAAAGTCGGCTGACTGGCCATGACATGGCCTTCGACCCGGCAGCTGAAGCTGACGACGACAGCGCGTTCCAGTCGCCAGCCAACTACCTGGAAGACCACCGGTACGATCCGGCGCGCCAACTGGAAGATGCTGACTGGACTGATAACTCCAACACCAACCTGCATGAAGCGTTGGAAGTGCTTGATGATCGCAGCCGCGACATTCTGTATCAGCGCTGGCTGGCTGAAGAGAAAGCCACGCTGCATGATCTGGCACAGAAGTACAACGTGTCTGCCGAGCGGATTCGCCAGCTGGAAAAAAGCGCGATGAACAAGCTCAAACTGTCGATCGCCGCCTGA
- a CDS encoding DUF423 domain-containing protein — protein sequence MLRVFLMLAAFFGFTGVALGAFAAHGLKSRLSEQYLAIFHTGVTYQLVHTLALFGVALLATQLPGRLVTWAGICFALGIVLFSGSLYLLTLTGIGKLGIITPIGGLAFLTGWLCLGIAAWRLS from the coding sequence ATGTTGCGCGTTTTTCTGATGCTGGCCGCCTTCTTCGGCTTTACCGGTGTGGCCCTTGGTGCATTCGCGGCTCATGGCCTGAAAAGTCGCTTGAGCGAGCAGTACCTGGCTATTTTTCATACAGGCGTTACCTACCAGCTGGTTCATACCCTGGCCTTGTTCGGAGTTGCCCTCTTAGCCACCCAGCTGCCGGGGCGTCTGGTGACGTGGGCCGGTATCTGCTTCGCGCTGGGCATTGTGCTGTTTTCCGGGAGTTTGTATCTGCTGACCCTGACGGGCATCGGCAAGCTGGGGATTATTACGCCCATCGGCGGTCTGGCTTTTCTGACTGGGTGGCTATGCCTGGGCATCGCCGCCTGGCGCTTGAGCTAA
- the metW gene encoding methionine biosynthesis protein MetW, whose translation MRADLEIIQDWIPAGSRVLDLGCGDGELLSWLRDNKQVTGYGLENDPDNIAECVAKGINVIEQDLDKGLGNFASNSFDIVVMTQALQAVHYPDRILDEMLRVGRQCIITFPNFGHWRCRWYLASKGRMPVSEFLPYTWYNTPNIHFCTFEDFEELCRGREARVINRLAVDQQHRHGWASKLWPNLLGEIGIYRVSSPGLQDHQVAV comes from the coding sequence ATGAGAGCCGACCTGGAAATCATCCAAGACTGGATCCCCGCCGGCAGCCGCGTGCTCGACCTCGGTTGTGGTGATGGCGAACTGCTGAGCTGGCTGCGCGACAACAAGCAAGTCACCGGCTACGGCCTGGAAAACGACCCGGACAACATCGCCGAGTGCGTGGCCAAAGGCATCAACGTCATCGAGCAGGATCTGGACAAGGGGCTGGGCAACTTCGCCAGCAACAGTTTCGACATCGTGGTCATGACCCAGGCGCTGCAAGCTGTGCACTACCCCGACCGGATTCTCGACGAAATGCTGCGCGTCGGTCGCCAGTGCATCATCACCTTCCCCAACTTCGGGCACTGGCGCTGCCGCTGGTACCTGGCCAGCAAGGGCCGGATGCCGGTATCCGAGTTTCTGCCTTACACCTGGTACAACACGCCGAACATCCACTTCTGCACCTTCGAAGACTTTGAAGAGCTGTGCCGTGGTCGCGAAGCCCGGGTGATCAACCGCCTTGCTGTAGATCAACAGCACCGCCACGGGTGGGCCAGCAAGTTATGGCCTAACCTGTTGGGCGAGATTGGCATTTATCGTGTCAGCAGCCCCGGCCTTCAGGATCATCAGGTCGCGGTTTAA
- a CDS encoding DUF3392 domain-containing protein has protein sequence MDLVLDLLATVSRWSRSHLSEISLALIGCLLVLFGADFKGWVEQRLGSIAGALRVPLMALLCLVGSGAALIYATPWVERGLSQFNNYSLAPVLLVVLVLIGVVADRR, from the coding sequence ATGGACTTGGTACTAGACCTGCTTGCTACCGTATCGCGCTGGAGCCGCAGCCACCTCTCGGAGATCTCGCTGGCCCTGATCGGCTGCTTGCTGGTGCTGTTCGGTGCCGACTTCAAAGGCTGGGTCGAGCAACGCCTGGGAAGCATTGCCGGCGCCTTGCGGGTGCCTTTGATGGCCTTGTTGTGCCTGGTGGGCAGCGGTGCTGCACTGATCTACGCCACCCCATGGGTTGAACGCGGACTGAGCCAGTTCAACAACTACAGCCTGGCGCCGGTGCTGCTGGTGGTGCTGGTGTTGATCGGGGTTGTGGCTGACCGGCGCTGA